The genomic interval CTGTTCTTCTGCTACGGCAAGCTCGCCCGGCGGCTCGACCGGGCGTTGAACAGCTCGCCGGCACACCTGCCGGTCGCGCTCGCCGTCATCTTCGCCGCCTGCCAGATCGGGCTGTTGCGGGGGCCGCTCGGCGCGCAGATCCCGTTCGTCGGTGCCGCGTTCGTGGTGCTGCTGGTCGGCGTACTCGGCTGGCGCGGCCGGATCTGGGGCCTGACCAGGCCGGACGAGACCGCCGCGACAGCCGGGGCGACCGAGCCGGCCACGGAACCGAGCGAGCCGGCGGCGGAGTCGAGCGAGCCGACCGAGCCGGCCGAGGTGCCGAGATGAGCCGGCCCAGGGTCGCCGTCCTCGCCGACTGGTGGTGGCCGAACCTGGTCGGCGGGGCGGAGCGGTCCGCCCGGTCCGCCGCGCTGGAACTCGCCCGGACCGCCGAGGTCGCGGTCTTCGTACCGGCGCCGGCCGACGAGGTGTACCGGGACGGGCCGCTCGTCGTGCACGCCGTGCGGCGGCCGTACGCCCGGCGGGTGCACGCCGACTCGGCGCTCCGGCGGGCGCTGGAACTGCTGACCGCGTGGCTGCTGCCGGCGGTCGCGTCCGGGCAGATCCGCGCGCTGCGGGCGTACCGGCCCGACGTGGTGGTGGCGACGAACATCTCCCGTACCGGTCCGTGGCTGCTGCGCTGGGCCCGGGCGAACGGGGTCCGGCTGGTCCGGTCGTACCACGACCTGAGCGACACCTGCTGGCGGCGCTCCCGCCGTCGGGGCAGCGGGAACTGCGCCGACATCTGCGCCGACTGTCGGGTCAAGACGGCGGTGATGCGCCGGGCGACCCCACCCGGGACGGTCGCCGTCTGCGTCTCCGGCTTCGTCCGGGACGAACTGCAACGGGCCGGACTGACCAGCCCGGAGACCAGCCTGGTGGCCTATCCGCTGCTCGGTGCGGCGACGGTCGCGCCGGAGGGGTACCGCCCCGACCCGACGCGCCGGGTCCTCGGCTATCTCGGCCGGATCGCCCCGGTGAAGGGCGTCGAGGCGGCGATCCGCACCGCCGCCGCGTACCGGCGGAACACCGGCACGGCGGTCACCATGCTGGTCGCCGGTGAGGGGCAGCCGGACTACCTGCGACGGTTGGCGGACCTCGGCACCGCGCAGGGGATCGAGGTGGACTTCGCGGGCCGGCTGGACGTCGAGGCGTTCTGCGCCCGGATCGACGCGGCGCTGATCCCGTCCACCTGGATGGAACCGTTCGGCCGGGTGGTGGTGGAGGTGGGCAGTCACGGCCGGCCGATGCTCGTCTCGCGGGTCGGCGGGCTGCCCGAGGCCGCCGCCGTCTCGGGTGGACGGTTCGCCTTCACCGACTTCGCGGACCCGGAGGCTGCCGCCCGTACCCTCGACGAGCTGCTCGCCGGGAAGGCGGAACCGGCGAACCCGCCCGGCCGGGGCGCGGCGATCGGCCTGGAGCAGGGCGTGGTGACCGCCGTCGCGCGGGCGCTGGAGGGTCGGCCCGGTACCCGGGAGGAGCGACCCGCGTGACGGAGACGGCGACGACGACCGGCGAGCCCGCCCGCTCCGCCGGACGGTCCTGGTCCACGCCGGCCCTCACCATGGGCCAGCTCGGGCTGATGGCCACCAGCCTGGTCTTCAGCCTCTCCCTCGGCTACGCGGGCGGACTGGCGGCGATCGGCGCCGTCGCTCCGGCGATGCTGGTCTTCCAGCTCAGTTGCGGCGTCCTGCAACGTACCCTCGCCGAGGCGACGCTGCTGGCCACCGCGAGTGAGGGCCGGCCGGCCGACCGGGCGACCTGCCGGTGGTCGGTGGCTGCCGCGCTGGCCGGCGGCCTGCTCGGCGCCGTCGTCGCGTTCCTGTCCAGCCTCGCCGTCCCGGACGTGCCGGTGGAGCTGGCCCTCGGCTACGCGGCCGGCATCCCGTTCGTGATCGCGCTCGACATCGGCCGCTCTGCGGCGGTGGCCGCCGGTACGGCCCGGTCGGCGTTCCTGGAGTCGACGCTCTGGCTGGCCGCCCAGGTGGCGGCGGCGCTCTGCTTCGCGGCGTTGCGCTCGCCGCTCGGCATCTGCCTCTCCTGGGCGGTGGTGAACGCCGTCTTCCTGCTCGCCGCCGCCCGGCAGCCGGACCGCCGGCCGGCCCTGCGCGGCCTGCTGCGGTGGATCCGGTCCCGCCGGGCGGTCATCGGAGCCGCCTCGCTGGACGCCTTCGTGCTCGGCGTGACGCCGGTACTGGCGATCCAGGTGACCGCGTTCGTCAGTACGGCTGCCACGCTCGGCGTGATCCGGGTCCTGCAACAGGTACTCGCACCGCTGGCGTTCGTCTCGATAACCGTCCGGCGGGTGCTCATCTACCGCCGGCGCGACGACAGCGGCCGTACGGTCTGGCAGGATCTCCGCGACGGTCTGCTGTCACTGGCCCTGATGGCCGTCGGTGCGGTGCTGCTCGGCCTGGCGGTGCTGCTCGGTCGGCGGATCGTGCCCGCCCTGGCCTTCATCCCGGTCGGCGCCGCACTTGTCGCGGCGGGCGCGGAGAAGGCGGCGCTCGGTTTCTCCTACGGCTGCTCGTTGAGCAGGTTCGTCCGGGGCGAGTTCGACGTCCTGCTCCGGGCCCGCTACGTGATGCTCGGCCTCACCGTGGTCGCGGCGCCGCTGCTGACACTGCGCTGGGATGCGACCGGCTATCTCGTCGGCTCGGCGCTCGGCATGGTCGGCTACTCCCTGGCGCTGCTTGGCCTGCGGGACGGTCGGCGGGCCGCCGCGGCCGGCTCGCGGCCCGGGTTTTCCTGACCGGAGTCCGTCCCCTATGTTTGCTACATGACCGACGTCGTCGCGCTCCTGCTGCGTCGGGCCGGTTTCGGTCCCACCGCCAGCGAGCTGTCCGCGGCGAAGCAGGCCGGTTACCGGGCGACGATGTCCGCCCTGCTCTCCCCCGCCGGCCCGGACGTCGGCGCGACCAGTGCCCCGATTCCCGTCCTCGCCCGGGATCCGTACGCGGGACAGCGCGATCCCACGCCGGAGCAGAAGGTCACCTTCGAGCGTCGCCGGGAGATCGAGACCGAACAGATCACCCGCTGGTGGGTGGACCGGATGACGGTCGCCAGCCACCAGGCGGTGGAGAAACTGATCTTCTTCTGGCACGGCCACTGGGCCACCTCGATCAAGAAGGTCCGCAGCCCGCAGCTGATGATGGTGCAGCACCGCACCTTCCGGCAGTCGACGGACTTCGTGACGATGGCCCGGCAGATGGTGGTCGACGCGGCACTGTCGCTCTATCTGGACGGCAATCGCAACACCCGGCGGGCACCGAACGAAAACCTCGCCCGCGAGCTGTTCGAGCTGTTCATGCTCGGGATCGGCCAGTACACCGAGAAGGACGTCAAGGAGGCGGGCCGGGCGCTGACCGGCTGGCGTTACAGCCTCGCCCAGGAACGCTCCGTCTTCAACCCCGCCGAACACGACGGTGGCAGCAAGACGATCCTCGGCTCGACGCAGGACTTCACCGCCGGCACCCTGATCGACCTGCTGCTGGCGCAGGAGGCCTGCCCACGGTTCATCGCCTCCCGGCTCTGGTTCCGCTACGGGTCGTCGACCCGTCCGCTGCCGGACGCGCTGCGGGACAGGATGGTCGCCGCGTTCCCGATCCCGATGGCGATGCTCAAGGTGATGTTCTCCGACGACGCGTTCCAGGCGACCAACGGCGAGATGGTCAAGCAGCCGATCGAGTGGTTCATCGGCGCCCTGCGGCAGCTCGGGCTCCGGCCGGCGGCGCTGCCGACGGAGACCCACGACGAGCTGCTCAAAATCTTGGAAGACCTGGGCCAGCTACCGTTCGCACCGCCCAACGTCGGCGGCTGGCGGGCCGGTGGCGCCTGGCTGACCTCCGCCGCCGCCCAGGTCCGGCTCCGGCTCGCCGGCAAGATCGCCGAACGGGCCGCGGTCGACCGGCTGACCCCGGAGAACCTGGCGTACCTGCTCTGCGTCGACACCTGGTCCAACCGGACCTACGCGGTGCTGCGCGACGCGGCCGGCGATCCGCGCCGGCTGCTGACCCTCGGCCTCGTGAGCCCGGAATACCTGGTGGCCTGAGATGATGGACATTCAGACGCGGCGGCGGTTCCTCCTCACCTCGGGGGTGGTCGGTGCTGGCGCGCTGGCCGCCGGTGCCGGCACGTTGGGGCTGGTCGAACTCCTCCGCACGGCGGACAGCGCGCGGGCCGCCACCGACGGCAAGCTCGTGGTGGTCACCCTCTACGGCGGCAACGACGGCCTCAACACCGTCGTGCCGTACGCGGACCCCGCCTACCACTCGGCCCGGCCCGAGCTGGCCTACGATCCGGCCGAGGTGTTGCACCTCGACGACCGGCTGGGGCTCAATCCGAAGCTGCGGGGGCTGAAGAAGCTCTGGGACGAGAAGCGGCTCGCCATCGTCCTCGGCGTCGGATATCCCCGGCCCGACCGCAGCCACTTCCGGTCGATGGACATCTGGCAGACCGCCTCGCCGACCAGTCCGGTGCCGACCGGCTGGGTGGGACGGTGGCTGGACGGCACCTCGGCGTCGCCGGAGACGGCGGTGAGCTTCGAACCCGTACTCCCGCCGCTGCTGGCCGGGGAGAGCCGGGCCGGTGCCTGCGTCAGCCCGGCCGGACTCAAGCTGCCGAACGGGATAACGCCGGAGATGATCGCCGCGCTGGGTCGGTCCGAGTCGGGCGAGTCGGCACTGCGTGGCCGGGCCGCGTCCGCCTACGCGGACCTGCTGCACGTGGAGCACCTGATCCGGGAGGCGGAGCAGGCGCCGAGAGACCCGGCCGGCCAGGAACTCGAACTCCTCACCACCGGCACCGGCCGGACGAGTTCCCTCGGTACCCAGCTCGCGCTGGTGGCGCGCTGTGTCGAGGCCGGCGTACCGACCCGGGTCTACTCGGTGAGCCTGGACGGTTTCGACACCCACGCCGACGAGATCGGCGCCCACGAGAGCCTGCTGAAGCGGCTCGACGACGCGCTGTCGGGTTTCGTCGCCCGGATGTCCCGGACCGAGGCGGGCCGGCAGGTGACGGTGGTGGTCTACAGCGAGTTCGGCCGGCGGGTCAGGGCGAACGCCTCGGACGGTACCGACCACGGCACCGCCGGCCCGGTCTTCGTGCTCGGTCACCGGGTGGCCGGCGGATTCCACGGCGAACAGCCGAGCCTGGCCGATCTCGACGACGGCGACCTCAAGTCCGACCTGGACCTGCGTACCGTCGTCGGCACCCTGCTCGAGTCGGTGTTGGACGCCGAACCCGAGCGCTATCTCGACGGCTTCCAGGGCAGGTGGCTGCCGCTGCTCCGGGCCGCCGCCTGACGGACCGGTGCCGACGGCTCAGCGACCACCGCCGCGGAACACCTCGGCGATCGTCCGGACCAGCACCTTGGTGTCGAGCCAGAGCGACCAGTTCTCGATGTAGTAGTTGTCGAACCGGGCCCGGTCGGAGATCGGGGTGTCCCCACGCAAGCCGCTGACCTGGGCGAGGCCGGTCAGACCGACCGGTACCCGGTGCCGCATCGCATAGTCGGGGTGTTCGGCGGAGAACTTCTCCACGAAGTACGGGCGCTCGGGGCGGGGCCCGACGACGGTCATGTCGCCGCGCAGGATGTTCCAGAGCTGGGGCAGCTCGTCCAGGGACGTACGCCGCATGAACCGGCCGATCGGGCCGACCCGGCGGTCGTCCGCGATGGACCAGTTGGTCTGTGACTCGTGCTCGTCCCGGGGGCGCATCGTACGGAACTTGATCACCTTGAACGGTTTGCCGTACTGCCCGATCCGCTCCTGCCGGAAGAAGATGCCCCGGCCGCCTTCGAGGAACGTCAGCATCGCGCAGAACAGGATGACCGGGCTGAGCACGACGATCGCCACCGAGGCGAGCACGAGGTCGGAGGCGCGCTTCACCGCCCAGCGCGGCCCGGAGAGGGTGGTGTACCGGATCTGCACGACCGGGATCGCTCCGATGTGGTCGGGCATCCCACCGGGTGAACGCGACCCCCAGAGCCGCTGCACCGCCCAGAGGTCGCAGCCGGCGCTCGCGGGGCGGCTCAGCAGCTCCATCAGCGCCGGTTCCGGGCACTCCGGATCGGCGATGATCAGGACGTCGCACTCCGTCATCGCGATCCGCTCCTCAAGGTCCTCAAGGGTGCCGATCAGCGGCACCGAACCCGGGAGGTGGCGGCGGGTGGAGTCGACGCATCCGGCGAACCGGAGGCCGTACCGGGGGTTGCGCCGGAGCAGGCGGGCCAGCTCCAGCGAGAGGGGGCCGCTGCCGATGATGATGGCGTTGTGCTCCACCCAGCGGCGTTGACGTGCGAGTACCACCGCACGTCGGGTGATCGTGCGCCCCACGATGACCAGTCCGGCGGAGAGGGCGATGCCCCGCATGAAGCCGGCGACGTACTCCACCGAGCCGTGCCGCATCGCGGCGATGATCGCCACGGTGCCGGCCGAGGCGAGCAGCCGGCCGCAGAGGGTGGGCAGTTCGTCGAGGATGCTCATGTGCCGCCGGCCCCGATAGAGCCCGCCGGCCGCGAAGATGGTCACCGTGAGACCGGCGGCGAACAACGTCCCCCGCCAGTAACGGTCGCTCAGCAGCAGCGGTACCAGCAGGGCGACCAGGTCGACCGGGGCGGTCACCATCCAGGCCCGGAGGCTGCGGGTCCGCTTCGAGGTGGCCGAGACGGCGTACGGAAGCACGGCGGTGGTGTCGAGCCCGGGCTGGAGCCGCTGCCCCATCGGCTCGTCCGCCGCACGAGGGCGTGGGATCGTCCGCTGGTCGTCCTCGGCCGGTCGGGACTGCTCCACCGGCTGCGGCGCCAACAGACCGGCGTCGTGACTGAGCGCACGTTTCATCGCCGCGCCGGGCTGCACTGCCGGCCATCTCGTCATCTCCATGACCTCCCCCGGTACACGGTCGCGGGATCCCGAGGCCGTGCGAAGTCGCCAGCAGGATACGGCCCGGCCGCGCGTGTTTCCAGGGCCACCCGTGCGCCGTCCGGCGCGACCGGGCCGGTGGCGACCCGGCGGTACGCGCCGTCGCGGCCGTGTTCCGGCGGCGCGTCGAGCCGGTGGTGGTGGCCGGGGCTGGCTCCCGGTCACCGATCCGATGTGGACTGCGAGACACCGCGGCTGTGTGCCGGGCTAGTTCTTGGCGTTGCTCAGGATCTCCGGCACCGCGTCCCGGCGGACCGCTTCGTAGAACTTCTTGGCCCTGTCCCGGTCGGCGAAGACGACGCTCTCGCTGCCGACCCGGCCGGTGCCCTGGGTCGGACTCGTCACGAAGGTGAGGTTGCCGCTGCGCAGATGCCGCAGCTCCATGCCCATGTCGAGCATCGAGAGGGTCTTGTCGACCGAGACCGCGTCGGCGGAGGCCCGGACGAAGGAGTTCAGCTTGGCCGGGTTGGCCAACGTACCGCCGGAGGCGGCCTTGTCCAGGATGGCCCGGATGACCTGCTGCTGGTGCCGGATCCGGGCGAAGTCGCCGTCCTTGAACGCGTAGCGCTCCCGGGCGTAGTCCAGCGCCTGCGCGCCGTCCATCACCTGGGTGCCCTTCTTGAACTCGCGGCGTCCGCTCGGCAGCAGCGAGTGCGTCGAGGTGAACCCCTCCTCGACGGTGATCTGCACGCCGCCGAGCGCGTCGACGATCTCCTTGAAGCCGGCGAAGTCGACGAGCGCCACGTGGTCGACGCGGACCCCGGTGAACTTCTCGACCGTCTGCACCATCAGCGGGATGCCGCCCCAGGCGTAGGCCGCGTTGATTTTTGCGTCCCGGCCGCCGTGCTTGCCGTCCTTGGACTTGGGCACGTTGACCCAGGTGTCCCGGGGGATCGAGACGAGTTGGGCGCTCGACCGGTCCGCCGGCAGGTGGGCGAGGATGATGGTGTCGCTGCGCGAGCCGCCGGTGTTGGACGGGTCACGGGTGTCACTGCCGAGGATCAGGATGTTCTTGGCGTCCTTCGCCACCTTGACCGGGCGGGACTCCTCCGGCACCGCGTCGAACGCCTCGACCCGCTCGATGCCGGACTCCAGCGAATGGACATAGATGCCGGCCGCGACCGCGCCACCGCCGCCCAGCAATGCCAACACCAGCAGGGTGATCAGGACTATCCGCCTGGTGCGTCGCCGCCGTTTCGGAGCCGGTGCGCCCGGGGACCTCCCGTCGGGAGCCACCGCGATGACCTCGGTGGAGTGGGACTCCGCGAGTTGGGGTTGGTGTGGCATGGCTCGATGCTACTGACCGGTGCAACAGCGTAGTGGCCGGGATCCGGGCCGCCACGGCCCGTCCGACCGGTACTGCTGCGTCGCAGGTCAGCGCAGCCACGGTCGACGGACGGTCCCGGATCGTCCCGATGACCTCGTCGGACGAACCGCCCGCCCGGGACGGCGGCACGGAGCCCGACCACGTTCGTGTCGGGGTCGACGCGGTGGTCGGGGGCCGGCGGGAGCGACTGTCGCATAGCCGTCAAGCCCGACATCCGGTCGTGCCGGTGCCGGTGCCGGTGCCGGTGCCGGTGCCGGCCGTGCCGTACCGGGTTGTCGACGGTTCCGGCCAGCTCGGCGGCCTCGTACTTTCCGGCCGAGTATCGCCATTCCCGTGCCGTGGGCCAGCCGGATCGGTGACAGTGCGAGGCGGACGCGGGCAGGACGAGGCGGAGCATGGTGGGGCGGCAGGAGCGGAACGGGCACGGCGGCACACCGCCGGAGCACCCGACCATCACCTTCAGCCCGTCGGCCGAGTTCCCGCCGCTGAACGAGACCGAGCTGGCCGCCCTGCACGAGGTCGGCCGGCGGTGGCGGTCGGACCTGCGGGACCGTCCACCCCGGGACGCCGTACTGCCGCTGGATCCGAGCCTGGAGCAGTACCGGCATCCGCCCGCGCCGAGTCGCTTCCACCGGCTGGGCCGGATCGAGATGTTCCGGACCGAGCGACGGGGGCAGTTGACCGCGACCGGCCCGACGAGCAGCACCGACACCCGGTTCGGCCGGATCAGCGGCGCCCTCCGGCGTGCCCTGCTCGGACCGCCGCTGGCGAGCGCGGCGGTGCTCCAGGAACGGATGCGGAAGCTGATCGCGCTTCCGGTGCTCTCCTCCGACCTGCTCTCCTCGGTGGCGTACGGGCCGGAGGCGATGCTCGCGATCCTGGTACTGGCCGGCAGCGGCGCGCTCGGGCTCTCCCTGCCGATCGCCGCCGCGCTGGTGATACTGATGATCACGGTCGGCACGTCGTACCGGCAGACGGTCTACGCCTACCCGCACGGCGCCGGCTCCTATCTGGTGGCCTCCGACAGCCTCGGTCCGCGGTTCGGGCTCACCGCCGCGGCCGGGCTGATCCTCGACTACGTGCTGACCGTCTCGGTCTCGGTGGCGGCCGGGGTGCAGGCGATCACCTCGGCGCTGCCCGGACTGACCCCGTTCACGGTCCCGTTCGGGCTGCTGGTGATCGCCGGGCTGCTCGCCGGCAACCTGCGCGGGGTACGGGCGGCCGGGAAGATCTTCGCCGCGCCGACGTACCTCTTCATCGCCGCCATCGGACTGCTCTTCGTCGTCGGCGTGGCCCGGGCGGCGGGCCGGGGCTTCGAGCCGGTCCCGCCGCCGCCGGTCGGCGCGGTGGAGGGGCTCGGCCTGCTGGTGGTGCTCCGGGCCTTCGCCTCCGGCGCGTCCTCGATGACCGGGATCGAGGCGGTCGCCGACGCGGTGCCGGCGTTCCGGCCGGTCGAGTGGCGCCAGGCGCGGACCACGCTGACCTGGATGGTCGCCATCCTGGTGGTGCTCTTCGCCGGGCTGACCCTCCTGATCCACTTCAACGGGCTGGTCCCCCGGGCCGACGAGACGCTGCTCTCCCAGCTCGCCCGGGAGACCTTCCGCACCGGACCGTGGTACGCGTTGATCCAGGCCGCCACCACCCTGGTCCTGCTGCTCGCCGCGAACACCGCGTTCAACGACTTTCCCCGGCTGCTCTTCTTCATGGCCCGGGACAGCTACGCCCCCCGACGGTTCCTGCACATGGGAGACCGGCTCGCGTTCAGCAACGGGATCATCGCGCTGGCGGTGGCGGCGGCCCTGATCTTCGTGGCGTTCGGCGGCTACACCCAGTCGTTGATCCCGCTCTACGCCGTCGGCGTCTTCCTGGCCTTCACCCTCTCGCAGAGCGGCATGGTCATGCACTGGCGCCGACACCGCGCCCCGGGCTGGCGCTGGCGGGCGGCGCTGAACGCGACCGGCGCGGTGCTCTGCGCCCTGGTCCTGGTCACCGCCGCGATCACCAAGTTCGTCGAGGGCGCCTGGGTGGTGGTGGTCGCCGTACCGCTGCTGGTGCTGCTCTGCCTGCACATCCGGTGGCACTACGACGCGATGCGGCAGGCGCTGACCCTGCCGGCCACCACGCCCGGCACCGACACCGCCGCCACCCGACCCGACGGCCGCACCGGGGCCGAACGGACCGGCGCGGCGGAGCAGCGCCGCCGGCCGAACGAGGTGGCCGAGACGACCGGACCGGGCGACCTGCGGGTCGACCTGACTCCGGGCGAGGTACGACACCTGGTGGTCGTACCGGTGGCCCGGCTGAACCTGGCGGCGTTGCGGGCGCTGGCGTACGCCGCGTCGCTCGGGCAGCCGGCCTTCGCGGTGCACCTGAGTCCGGAGCAGGAGGAGGCCGACCGGTTCCGCCGACAGTGGGAGACCTGGGGCGACCACCTGCGGCTGGAGACGATCATCTCGCCGTACCGGACCGTGATCGCGCCGCTGGCCCAGTACGTCGAGGCCCTGCACTCGGTCCGTCCGGAGGTCACCCTGACCGTGGTGGTACCGGAGATCGTGGTCCGGCACCTGTGGCACCAACTGCTGCACACCCGTACCGAGCTGCGGCTGCGGCGCGCGCTGCGGGACGTACCCGGGGTGGTGGTCACCAGCGTCCCCGTCCACCTGCCCGAATAGCGCCCGGAGCCGTCGTGGTCTGACGTCCTCGGCATGCCGCTCGGATGATCGCATCCACCCCGTCGACCACCGCCCAATCCCGCCCTCGACCGTTCGGTCGAGTTGTTGCCCGATCGAGGACAATCACCGCCGGGAACCGGCGTGTGGGCCGGGTGGGCGCATCCGGCACAGAGCAGACTGTCCCCGTGGAGGCGCAGCAGGTACTCGGCGGCCGCTACCGGCTCGAAGACCAGCTCGGCCGGGGCGGCATGGCGGTCGTCTGGCGGGCCCGTGACGAGGTGCTGGGGCGCCCGGTCGCGGTCAAGCTGCTGGCCGGCCCGCACGCCCGGGACCCGGTGTCGAGACGGCGGATCCGGCACGAGGCGCGGGCGGCGGCGGCACTGTCGCACCCCAACATCGCCCAGGTGTACGACTTCGGCGAGTCGGTCACCGGCCTGACCTGTGTCCCGTACGTGGTGATGGAACTCGTCGAGGGCGGCACCCTCGAACAGCGGCTCGCGGCCGGGCCGCTGCCGCCGAAGGCCGTCTTCCGGATCTGTGCCGAGGTGGCGGCGGCACTGGCCGCCGCGCACGACCGTGGCCTGGTGCACCGGGACATCAAGCCCGGCAACGTGATGGTGACGCCGTCCGGGGCGAAGGTCGTCGACTTCGGCATCGCCGCCGCGGTCGGACCGGGTGACGCGGACGAGTGGGGTGACGAACTCCTCGGTACTCCCGGATATCTCGCCCCGGAACGGATCAGCGGCGACGCCGTCGTGCCCGCCTCGGACGTGTACGGCGTCGGGGTGCTGCTCTACCGTCTGCTGGCGGGGCGCCCGCCGTGGAGCGCCGAGACCGCGACCCAGATGCTGCGGGCGCACGTGTACGTCGAACCGGCGCCGCTGCCGCCGCTGCCCGACGTACCGGCGAAGGTCGTCGAACTGTGTGGACGCTGCCTCGACAAGGACCCGGAACGGCGTCCGGCGGCCCGCGAGGTCGCCGCCGTGCTCGCCCGGGCCGCCGGGGTGCGGATCGTCGACGACGAACTCGCCCACTCGCTGGCCCCGGCCGCGGTCGACGGCGAACCCTCGACGGTGCTGGTGCCCCGCGCCTCCGGCGGTCGGGGCGCCCAGTTCCGCGCCGGGGTGCTGGCCACCGGGGCGGCGGCGGTCGCCGTCACCGTGCTGCTGCTCTGGCTCGCCGACCCGCTCGGCTCGGGGCTCGGCGGGCCCAGCGGCGCCGCGGAGCCCGGTCCGAGCGACCGGCCGACCGTGGACACCGGCGGGCCGGGGCGCACCGGTGGCGGCTCCGGCACCCCACCGCCGGAACCGGGACCGGTGACGCCGCTCGTCGGCGGCCCGGGGACATCGCCCAGCGCCGTGCCCGGTCCGGTGACCGGGTTTCCCCCCGGCGGACAGCCGGGTGGGGGGCCGGTCACCGGTGACCCGGTCGGCGAGACACCGAGCGGGCCGGGCGAGCCCGCGCCGTCGACCCCGGAGTCGCCGCCGCCGTCGACCCCGGCACCGGACGGGCGGACCCTGACCTCGGACGGCGGATCGGTGGAGGCGACCTGCACCGACGGCGGCGCCTGGCTGCTGTCGTGGACCCCGAACCGCCCCTACCGGACCGACGAGGTCGAGCCGGGACCGGCGGCGGCCACGATGGTCAGGTTCCGGCACGGCAACCGCCAGGTGCGGATGACCATCACCTGTACCGACGGGGTGCCCTCGACCACCAACACCTCGGAATGACCGGTCGGGGCACCTCGTCGGAACGATCCCTCGGGGAGAGGGCGCCGGCCGCGCTCAGATCCGGCCGGCGACGGTACGGGCCACCTCCTCCAGCGGTTCGCGGCTCTCCTTCGGGTCGTTCAGCAGTACCAGCTTGACCGCCACCCACCGGCCACCCTTGGCGACGAAGACGGCGCCGTCCTCGGCGTACGCCTCGTCGCCCACCCCGGGCAGCGGCCAGATCTCGTGCCCCAGTTCGCGTTCGATGTCGAGGAACTTCTTCGCGCCGTCCCCGACGTAGATCTCCACCTGGGCCGTCGGGCCGGTGACCGGTCCGGTGTAGCTGCACGTCTCGCGGACCGGTACGGCGTCCTCCAGCGGCGTACCGGCCAGCTTCTCGGCCTCCGCCCTGGTGACCAGGGCGCAGGCGTCCACCGGGGCGGCCGCCGGTTCCGCCGGGGTCGGCTCGGCCGCCGGGTCGGTACCGGTCGCGGCCGGTTGGACGTCCTGCGGGGCGGCGACCGGCGGGTCACCGCCGCCGAAGCGGCCGCACCCGGTGCAGAGGGCGAGCGCGAGCACGGTCAGGGTCACCAGCACCGGGCGGCTACGGACGATCATCAGCGGTTCCTCTCAGCCCACACAGAGCGGGACGTTCGGCAGGGTCTGGGCCGCCCGGTGGATCGGCCAGAGCTTCTCGCTCTCCAGTTCGAACTTCAGCTTCGTCGGCAGCAGCTTCTGTAGCGCCTCGACCGCCACCGAGGATGCGGTGATCCCGAATCCGCCGCCGACCTTGGCGTTCAGGCTCGCCGACACGCAGCGGGCCAGTGGGGCGCCCAGCGCCGAGCCGTTGGTGACGCCGAGGTCGACCACGAGCTTGGCGTACGGGCCGGCGAAGGCGGCCGGGATGCCGATGCCGAACTGGATCTTCGTCTCCACCGCGAAGGCGAGCCCGCTGGGTCCGATCGAGATGCCGGTGATCGAGTCCATGATGCTGCGCACCACGGAGAGGGTCGGCTTCTGCAACGTACCGCCGATCACGCCGAGGGTGCCGTTGACCGCCCACTCGCCGGCCGCCGTGACCGTGGTGTT from Plantactinospora sp. BC1 carries:
- a CDS encoding glycosyltransferase, with protein sequence MSRPRVAVLADWWWPNLVGGAERSARSAALELARTAEVAVFVPAPADEVYRDGPLVVHAVRRPYARRVHADSALRRALELLTAWLLPAVASGQIRALRAYRPDVVVATNISRTGPWLLRWARANGVRLVRSYHDLSDTCWRRSRRRGSGNCADICADCRVKTAVMRRATPPGTVAVCVSGFVRDELQRAGLTSPETSLVAYPLLGAATVAPEGYRPDPTRRVLGYLGRIAPVKGVEAAIRTAAAYRRNTGTAVTMLVAGEGQPDYLRRLADLGTAQGIEVDFAGRLDVEAFCARIDAALIPSTWMEPFGRVVVEVGSHGRPMLVSRVGGLPEAAAVSGGRFAFTDFADPEAAARTLDELLAGKAEPANPPGRGAAIGLEQGVVTAVARALEGRPGTREERPA
- a CDS encoding DUF1800 family protein, translating into MTDVVALLLRRAGFGPTASELSAAKQAGYRATMSALLSPAGPDVGATSAPIPVLARDPYAGQRDPTPEQKVTFERRREIETEQITRWWVDRMTVASHQAVEKLIFFWHGHWATSIKKVRSPQLMMVQHRTFRQSTDFVTMARQMVVDAALSLYLDGNRNTRRAPNENLARELFELFMLGIGQYTEKDVKEAGRALTGWRYSLAQERSVFNPAEHDGGSKTILGSTQDFTAGTLIDLLLAQEACPRFIASRLWFRYGSSTRPLPDALRDRMVAAFPIPMAMLKVMFSDDAFQATNGEMVKQPIEWFIGALRQLGLRPAALPTETHDELLKILEDLGQLPFAPPNVGGWRAGGAWLTSAAAQVRLRLAGKIAERAAVDRLTPENLAYLLCVDTWSNRTYAVLRDAAGDPRRLLTLGLVSPEYLVA
- a CDS encoding DUF1501 domain-containing protein, which gives rise to MMDIQTRRRFLLTSGVVGAGALAAGAGTLGLVELLRTADSARAATDGKLVVVTLYGGNDGLNTVVPYADPAYHSARPELAYDPAEVLHLDDRLGLNPKLRGLKKLWDEKRLAIVLGVGYPRPDRSHFRSMDIWQTASPTSPVPTGWVGRWLDGTSASPETAVSFEPVLPPLLAGESRAGACVSPAGLKLPNGITPEMIAALGRSESGESALRGRAASAYADLLHVEHLIREAEQAPRDPAGQELELLTTGTGRTSSLGTQLALVARCVEAGVPTRVYSVSLDGFDTHADEIGAHESLLKRLDDALSGFVARMSRTEAGRQVTVVVYSEFGRRVRANASDGTDHGTAGPVFVLGHRVAGGFHGEQPSLADLDDGDLKSDLDLRTVVGTLLESVLDAEPERYLDGFQGRWLPLLRAAA
- a CDS encoding sugar transferase gives rise to the protein MTRWPAVQPGAAMKRALSHDAGLLAPQPVEQSRPAEDDQRTIPRPRAADEPMGQRLQPGLDTTAVLPYAVSATSKRTRSLRAWMVTAPVDLVALLVPLLLSDRYWRGTLFAAGLTVTIFAAGGLYRGRRHMSILDELPTLCGRLLASAGTVAIIAAMRHGSVEYVAGFMRGIALSAGLVIVGRTITRRAVVLARQRRWVEHNAIIIGSGPLSLELARLLRRNPRYGLRFAGCVDSTRRHLPGSVPLIGTLEDLEERIAMTECDVLIIADPECPEPALMELLSRPASAGCDLWAVQRLWGSRSPGGMPDHIGAIPVVQIRYTTLSGPRWAVKRASDLVLASVAIVVLSPVILFCAMLTFLEGGRGIFFRQERIGQYGKPFKVIKFRTMRPRDEHESQTNWSIADDRRVGPIGRFMRRTSLDELPQLWNILRGDMTVVGPRPERPYFVEKFSAEHPDYAMRHRVPVGLTGLAQVSGLRGDTPISDRARFDNYYIENWSLWLDTKVLVRTIAEVFRGGGR
- a CDS encoding LCP family protein encodes the protein MITLLVLALLGGGGAVAAGIYVHSLESGIERVEAFDAVPEESRPVKVAKDAKNILILGSDTRDPSNTGGSRSDTIILAHLPADRSSAQLVSIPRDTWVNVPKSKDGKHGGRDAKINAAYAWGGIPLMVQTVEKFTGVRVDHVALVDFAGFKEIVDALGGVQITVEEGFTSTHSLLPSGRREFKKGTQVMDGAQALDYARERYAFKDGDFARIRHQQQVIRAILDKAASGGTLANPAKLNSFVRASADAVSVDKTLSMLDMGMELRHLRSGNLTFVTSPTQGTGRVGSESVVFADRDRAKKFYEAVRRDAVPEILSNAKN